The following proteins are encoded in a genomic region of Verrucomicrobiia bacterium:
- a CDS encoding efflux RND transporter periplasmic adaptor subunit, with amino-acid sequence MRFVQKRIIYAGANRIARCGVSALAAIGTSGCLFLCSCGHSDPTAAAEAASSTTNAAQGEASIELTTNQLSAIQIQPVGTYLFPEDKEAVGTIDFDENRSVQVFPPYQGKLMTTFVAMGDEVEKGQPLYTIDSPDLIQAESALITAAATLDLTSKELARVKDLYGTNGISQRELEQATSDQQAAEGALKAAHDALRVFGKMDSEIDLVAKSRRIDRALVVRSPITGQVTAMNAPPGLLVQPGTGSAPFSVADLGTKWMLANVIESDSPLYRVGQPVQVKVLAYADRVFKGTIAKVYPIVDPNTHRFTVRSEIKDPKDELRPGMLANFTIQVRAPVESVAIPAEGVVRNGDGTMASWVTTDRHRFSERLVKIGLERDGRYEVLDGLHKGELAVTDGAVFLSNLLEAPPTD; translated from the coding sequence ATGAGATTTGTACAGAAACGGATTATTTATGCGGGGGCCAACCGGATTGCCAGGTGTGGTGTGTCCGCCCTGGCTGCCATCGGGACAAGCGGTTGCCTGTTTCTTTGCAGCTGCGGGCATTCGGACCCCACGGCTGCGGCAGAGGCCGCCAGTTCGACGACTAATGCGGCGCAGGGCGAGGCGAGCATCGAGCTGACCACAAACCAACTGAGTGCAATCCAGATTCAGCCGGTGGGGACGTACCTGTTTCCAGAGGACAAGGAGGCGGTTGGCACGATTGATTTCGATGAGAATCGGTCGGTGCAGGTCTTTCCGCCTTACCAGGGAAAGCTCATGACGACGTTCGTGGCGATGGGCGACGAGGTCGAGAAAGGCCAGCCGCTCTATACGATCGATAGTCCCGACCTGATTCAAGCGGAGTCCGCCCTGATTACCGCCGCTGCGACTCTGGACCTCACCAGTAAAGAACTGGCGCGAGTGAAGGACCTTTACGGAACCAATGGCATTTCACAGCGAGAACTGGAACAGGCGACCTCGGACCAGCAGGCTGCCGAGGGCGCTCTCAAGGCCGCGCATGATGCCCTGCGGGTTTTTGGGAAAATGGACAGCGAGATCGACCTCGTTGCAAAGTCCCGGCGGATAGACCGCGCGCTGGTGGTGCGCAGCCCGATCACGGGCCAAGTGACCGCTATGAACGCCCCGCCTGGCCTGCTGGTGCAGCCCGGAACCGGTTCGGCGCCGTTTTCGGTAGCGGACTTAGGGACCAAATGGATGCTGGCCAACGTCATCGAGAGCGATAGCCCGCTCTACCGGGTTGGGCAGCCCGTCCAGGTCAAAGTGCTGGCCTACGCCGACCGCGTGTTCAAAGGCACAATCGCCAAGGTCTATCCCATCGTCGATCCCAATACCCATCGTTTCACCGTCCGGTCCGAGATCAAAGACCCCAAAGACGAGTTGCGTCCTGGCATGCTGGCCAACTTCACCATTCAGGTGCGGGCGCCGGTCGAGTCGGTGGCCATTCCGGCGGAGGGCGTGGTTCGCAATGGGGACGGAACCATGGCGTCCTGGGTGACGACGGACCGCCATCGGTTTTCGGAACGGCTCGTGAAAATTGGGCTGGAACGCGATGGCCGGTACGAGGTCCTGGACGGCTTGCACAAAGGCGAACTGGCGGTCACAGACGGCGCGGTCTTCCTGAGCAACCTCCTCGAAGCCCCGCCCACCGATTAA
- a CDS encoding CusA/CzcA family heavy metal efflux RND transporter, whose translation MLKTIIAFCLSRRAIVVFALLAFAGAGVSAYKKLNIEAYPNPTPVILEITAQAPGLSAEEMERYYTRPIEIGLYTTPGIDVIRSTSFYGLSFVRVVFRYGVDFHFAYAQAAIAMQQNVALPGGQVPTIQQNSSTGEIFRYQVVGPPHFGLINLRTVQDWIVRRRLLTIPGIVAVNSWGGPTKEFQVEVDPRKLETYNVTVPQILTALGNANLNVGGREIRIGQQSINIRGVGLINDGGDDDLTKGYNVSDIENVVLSQSNSVPLLVKDVAKVYVGYVPRLGILGRDQADDVVGAIVVMSRAEKTANMIPKVKEEIEKMNRDGSLPSGVRVVPYYDRSSLIAVTTHTVLHNLVFGCILIFFIQWIFLGDLRSAIIVAANIPFALFFAIILLVIQGESANLLSVGAVDLGIIVDFAVIFVENIFRNFQRPPGEKHGLFQRLAEGFWGADPTRMPVDHTAVHGWTDRLRLILVSGLQVDKAVLFSALITVAAFVPLFTMQGIEGQIFGPMARTYAYALAGALISTFTVTPVLASFFLPKEAKETETLLVRLLHRLYNPVLRFTLANRAKTVALGVVFLAIAAFLGLRLGSEFLPQLEEGNFWIRASMPMTLALQDGEAAARKMRLILKEHPEVLTVVSQHGRPDDGSDASPFSNVELFAPLKPFDQWPAGLTKEKLTEQIQSEFERQLPGVTFNFSQYIQDNIEEAISGVKGANSVKIIGPNLETLTKLANEVRDQLRQVTGIADLGVFPVLGQPNLNIQVDRAKTARYGLNSGDVNSVIQAALGGAVATTVLEGDRQFSVAVRYPPDCRDSIERIRAIKVAYQAGSGANAYIPLNELATISLDTGAAWIYHESTQRFIPIKFSVRERDLGSTVAEAQARIAKYVVLPRGYRMVWSGEFGDLQEAKKRLELVVPVSLLLIFGLLYSLFNSLVECLLTLSGITFAIAGGALALYVSGLNFSISAAIGFISLFGVSVMNGILLMTYYNQAKLRGMNAMDTMFHAASTRMRPLLMTSLSACIGLLPAAVSTGIGSQVQRPLATVIVGGMFIGPIMLLIVVPALKMIVLGGAHAGAETKAPPG comes from the coding sequence ATGCTTAAGACCATCATAGCCTTTTGCCTGAGCCGCCGGGCGATTGTTGTTTTCGCGCTGCTGGCCTTTGCCGGCGCGGGGGTCTCGGCCTACAAAAAGCTCAACATCGAGGCATACCCAAACCCAACGCCGGTGATTTTGGAAATCACGGCGCAGGCGCCCGGCCTTTCGGCCGAGGAGATGGAGCGCTACTACACGCGCCCAATCGAGATTGGGCTCTATACGACACCGGGCATCGACGTGATTCGCTCGACCTCATTCTATGGGTTGTCGTTTGTGCGCGTGGTTTTCAGGTATGGCGTCGATTTTCATTTTGCTTACGCCCAGGCGGCCATCGCGATGCAGCAAAATGTCGCGCTGCCTGGTGGCCAGGTCCCCACCATTCAACAAAACAGCTCGACCGGTGAAATCTTCCGCTACCAGGTGGTCGGGCCGCCCCATTTCGGGTTGATCAATCTGCGGACCGTGCAGGACTGGATCGTGCGGCGCCGGCTTTTGACCATCCCCGGCATCGTTGCGGTGAACAGTTGGGGCGGGCCTACCAAGGAATTCCAGGTTGAAGTGGACCCGCGCAAGCTGGAAACTTACAACGTAACGGTCCCCCAAATTCTCACCGCGCTGGGCAACGCGAACCTCAACGTGGGCGGGCGCGAGATTCGGATTGGGCAGCAATCGATCAATATCCGCGGGGTCGGCCTGATCAATGATGGCGGGGACGACGATCTGACCAAGGGCTATAATGTGAGCGACATCGAGAACGTGGTGTTGAGCCAATCCAATAGCGTCCCGCTGTTGGTGAAGGATGTGGCAAAAGTTTATGTCGGTTATGTGCCGCGGCTGGGGATTTTGGGGCGCGACCAGGCGGACGATGTCGTGGGGGCTATCGTGGTGATGAGCCGCGCCGAAAAGACGGCCAATATGATTCCCAAGGTCAAGGAGGAGATTGAAAAAATGAACCGCGACGGCAGCCTTCCCTCCGGGGTGCGAGTGGTCCCGTATTATGATCGGTCGTCACTGATTGCCGTCACCACTCACACCGTTTTGCACAACCTTGTTTTCGGCTGCATCCTCATCTTCTTCATCCAATGGATTTTCCTGGGAGACCTTCGCAGCGCGATCATTGTGGCAGCGAACATTCCCTTTGCGCTGTTCTTCGCCATCATCCTGCTGGTGATTCAAGGCGAAAGCGCCAACCTGCTCTCGGTGGGCGCCGTTGACCTGGGCATCATCGTGGATTTCGCCGTCATTTTCGTTGAGAATATCTTCCGGAATTTCCAAAGGCCGCCGGGAGAAAAGCACGGCCTGTTTCAACGGCTTGCGGAGGGCTTTTGGGGGGCGGACCCGACCAGGATGCCGGTGGACCACACGGCGGTGCATGGCTGGACGGACCGCCTGCGGCTGATTTTGGTTAGCGGATTGCAGGTGGATAAGGCGGTGCTTTTTTCGGCGCTCATCACGGTGGCCGCCTTTGTGCCGTTGTTCACCATGCAAGGCATCGAGGGGCAGATCTTCGGGCCGATGGCCCGCACCTATGCCTACGCCCTGGCCGGCGCGTTGATTTCAACCTTCACCGTCACCCCTGTCCTCGCCTCATTTTTTCTCCCAAAAGAAGCGAAGGAAACCGAGACCCTCCTGGTGCGGTTGCTGCACCGGCTCTACAACCCGGTGCTGCGCTTCACCCTGGCCAACCGCGCCAAAACCGTCGCCCTCGGCGTCGTCTTTCTTGCGATAGCCGCATTCCTTGGCTTGCGCCTTGGCAGCGAGTTCCTGCCGCAGCTTGAAGAGGGGAATTTTTGGATTCGGGCCTCGATGCCGATGACGCTGGCGCTTCAAGATGGCGAGGCGGCGGCGCGAAAAATGCGGCTCATTTTGAAGGAGCATCCCGAAGTCCTTACCGTCGTGTCGCAGCATGGCCGGCCTGATGACGGCAGCGATGCCTCCCCCTTCTCGAACGTCGAGCTATTCGCGCCCTTGAAGCCCTTCGATCAATGGCCGGCGGGATTGACAAAGGAAAAACTGACCGAGCAAATCCAGTCCGAGTTCGAGCGGCAGTTGCCGGGCGTCACATTCAATTTCTCGCAATACATCCAGGATAACATCGAAGAGGCCATCTCGGGCGTAAAAGGCGCCAATTCGGTCAAGATCATCGGGCCGAACCTCGAAACGCTCACGAAATTAGCCAACGAGGTCAGGGACCAATTGCGCCAGGTCACAGGGATTGCCGACCTGGGCGTGTTTCCGGTCCTTGGCCAGCCCAACCTGAACATCCAGGTGGACCGCGCCAAAACCGCCCGTTACGGCCTGAACTCGGGGGATGTGAACTCGGTGATTCAGGCGGCGCTGGGTGGGGCGGTGGCGACGACGGTGCTGGAAGGGGACCGGCAGTTTAGTGTGGCGGTGCGCTATCCGCCGGACTGCCGTGACAGCATTGAAAGAATTCGAGCCATCAAAGTGGCTTATCAGGCGGGCAGCGGGGCGAATGCCTACATCCCTCTGAACGAGTTGGCCACTATCAGCCTCGACACCGGGGCAGCCTGGATTTATCACGAAAGCACGCAACGGTTCATCCCGATTAAGTTCAGCGTGCGCGAGCGCGACCTGGGCAGCACCGTTGCCGAGGCCCAGGCGCGCATTGCGAAATATGTCGTGCTCCCGCGCGGTTACCGGATGGTATGGTCCGGCGAGTTCGGAGACCTTCAGGAGGCCAAAAAACGGCTCGAACTGGTTGTCCCGGTGAGCCTGCTGCTGATTTTTGGACTGCTCTACAGCCTATTCAATTCCCTTGTGGAATGTTTGCTGACCCTCTCCGGGATTACCTTCGCGATTGCCGGCGGCGCGTTGGCCCTCTACGTCTCGGGCCTCAATTTCAGCATCTCGGCTGCCATCGGTTTCATCTCGCTCTTTGGCGTTTCAGTAATGAATGGGATTTTGCTGATGACTTACTACAACCAGGCAAAACTTCGCGGCATGAACGCGATGGACACCATGTTTCATGCCGCCTCAACCCGGATGCGCCCGCTACTGATGACCAGCCTCTCGGCGTGCATCGGCCTGCTCCCGGCGGCGGTTTCAACCGGCATCGGCAGCCAGGTCCAACGCCCTCTGGCCACGGTCATCGTGGGGGGCATGTTCATCGGGCCCATCATGCTGCTCATCGTCGTGCCGGCGCTCAAGATGATCGTTTTGGGCGGGGCCCATGCTGGAGCCGAAACCAAAGCGCCGCCGGGATAA
- a CDS encoding sodium:solute symporter, which yields MPSLLATVDPATSTLTGLDWLAIAFYFGILLCVAWWVVKRRKDTAADYFLAGRNLSWWIIGASIFASNIGSEHIVGLAGSGAKDGVAMAHYELHAWCLLVLAWVFVPFYARSLVFTMPEFLERRFSTQSRYVLSIVSLITFIVSKIAVGIFAGGLVFATLLPEIHLHLGGIDINSFWLGSVAVILLTGLYTALGGMRAVAYNDAVQVLVLISGSALLTFYGLAKLGGWGELRRLCGSDMFNLWKPLIPPGVQGTWAPVKESGRMAWYFNDYYPWLGMLFCAPIIGLWYWCTDQYIVQRALGAPNEQVARRGSIFAGFLKLFPVYLFLIPGLICYALAKSGKVPALSGMIGPDGKVISDQAQVAFPLMVKYMLPAGLRGIVVAALLSALMGSLAGVFNACSTLFTVDLYQKWRPAASQHQIVRTGRIATTTMVIIALLWIPVVQGAHSLYNYLQAVQGYLAPPIFVVFFFGVFWKRLNAAGCFWAMVVGFSLGLFRMLVDTPVTLGLKGFENGYTPGSFLWIINNTYFQYFSVLITIVSAVVMVAVSYMTAAPDYPAIKSLAFGTATHEDRTQTRASWDWRDIAGSAIVLGVIIAGYLYFRG from the coding sequence ATGCCCTCCCTCCTTGCGACCGTTGACCCGGCAACCTCTACGTTAACCGGCCTGGATTGGCTGGCGATTGCATTTTACTTCGGCATCCTCCTTTGCGTTGCATGGTGGGTCGTCAAGCGGCGCAAAGACACTGCGGCTGATTATTTCCTTGCCGGACGCAACCTGAGTTGGTGGATCATTGGGGCATCCATTTTCGCGTCGAACATAGGTTCGGAACACATTGTGGGCCTGGCCGGCTCGGGCGCCAAAGACGGTGTGGCGATGGCGCATTACGAACTGCATGCCTGGTGCCTGTTGGTCCTGGCGTGGGTGTTCGTGCCTTTTTATGCGCGTTCCCTTGTCTTTACGATGCCCGAATTTCTTGAACGGCGATTCTCGACCCAATCGCGTTACGTGCTTTCCATTGTCTCACTCATCACCTTTATTGTGTCGAAGATCGCGGTCGGGATTTTCGCGGGCGGGCTTGTCTTTGCCACTCTTCTTCCGGAAATCCATCTTCACCTGGGCGGAATTGACATCAACAGCTTTTGGCTTGGCTCGGTTGCGGTGATTTTACTGACTGGCCTCTACACCGCCCTGGGTGGAATGCGCGCGGTGGCTTACAATGACGCCGTTCAGGTTCTTGTGCTCATCAGCGGCTCTGCCTTATTAACCTTTTACGGGCTGGCTAAACTGGGCGGCTGGGGCGAACTGCGCCGCCTTTGCGGTTCGGACATGTTCAACCTTTGGAAGCCCTTAATTCCACCGGGTGTGCAGGGGACCTGGGCGCCGGTCAAAGAGAGCGGGCGGATGGCCTGGTATTTCAATGATTATTATCCCTGGTTGGGCATGCTTTTCTGCGCGCCGATTATCGGTCTGTGGTATTGGTGCACTGACCAGTATATCGTCCAGCGCGCATTAGGCGCCCCCAACGAACAGGTGGCCAGGCGCGGCAGCATCTTCGCCGGATTCCTAAAGCTTTTCCCGGTGTATCTCTTTTTGATTCCGGGGCTGATTTGCTATGCATTGGCCAAGAGCGGGAAGGTGCCCGCCTTAAGCGGCATGATTGGGCCCGACGGCAAGGTCATCTCTGACCAGGCGCAAGTGGCCTTTCCGTTGATGGTCAAATACATGCTGCCTGCCGGGTTGCGGGGGATAGTGGTGGCCGCTTTGCTCTCGGCCTTGATGGGCTCGCTGGCAGGCGTTTTTAACGCTTGCTCAACCCTTTTCACAGTGGACCTGTATCAGAAATGGCGGCCCGCGGCCAGCCAGCATCAAATCGTCCGCACAGGCCGCATCGCCACCACAACCATGGTCATCATCGCCCTGCTTTGGATACCGGTCGTGCAGGGCGCTCACAGCCTCTATAATTATCTCCAGGCTGTTCAAGGGTATTTGGCCCCGCCGATATTTGTGGTGTTTTTCTTCGGCGTCTTTTGGAAACGGCTCAACGCCGCCGGCTGTTTTTGGGCCATGGTCGTTGGCTTTAGTCTCGGCCTGTTTCGGATGCTGGTCGATACGCCGGTGACTCTCGGATTAAAGGGTTTTGAGAACGGCTACACGCCCGGCTCATTTCTGTGGATCATCAACAACACTTATTTCCAGTATTTCAGCGTTCTGATCACGATCGTTTCCGCAGTCGTCATGGTGGCAGTCAGCTATATGACAGCAGCCCCCGATTATCCGGCTATCAAGAGCCTCGCGTTCGGCACCGCCACTCATGAGGACCGCACACAAACCAGGGCCAGTTGGGATTGGCGTGACATCGCCGGCTCGGCAATTGTTCTGGGAGTTATCATAGCCGGATACCTCTATTTCCGCGGATAA
- a CDS encoding sensor histidine kinase, with protein MNRLLERLERYSRGSLIAAGLVLLVLIGLVDYLTGFEIMFSVFYLLEVGLAAWFVGRGFGLLMAVLSIAAWIGGDVAAGAHYSTPLIPIWNALILLVLYLIVVLLLTSLHSLHQELEIRVQQRTEALTREMARRQRLEEEILHVSEREQRRIAHDLHDNLCQHLTATALAGQVLDERLTAKSLPEAADAAKIIELVEQGIVLARNLARGLHPVEMEAEGLMAAFEGLAGNITKATKTLCVFECEAPVLVNDDTAATHLYRIAQEAVHNSIRHGKPKRIGINLSEHNGLVALRVEDDGIGLPESGPESQGLGVRIMAHRAAMIGGTFSIEPAPTGGTIVTCTFPKPAAARPNAPDES; from the coding sequence ATGAACCGGTTACTGGAGAGGCTTGAGCGCTACTCGCGTGGCTCTCTGATAGCCGCTGGTTTGGTGTTGTTGGTCTTGATTGGCCTGGTGGACTACCTCACCGGCTTCGAGATCATGTTCTCGGTCTTTTACCTGCTCGAAGTCGGGCTGGCGGCCTGGTTTGTCGGGCGCGGGTTTGGCTTGTTAATGGCCGTCCTAAGCATCGCCGCCTGGATTGGCGGTGACGTCGCCGCCGGCGCCCATTACTCCACTCCGCTCATACCGATCTGGAATGCACTCATCCTGTTGGTGCTCTATTTAATCGTGGTGCTGTTGCTGACCAGCTTGCATTCGCTGCACCAGGAGCTGGAAATCCGCGTGCAACAGCGCACCGAGGCATTGACTCGCGAGATGGCTCGGCGCCAGCGGCTCGAAGAAGAAATCCTCCACGTCAGTGAACGGGAACAGCGGCGGATTGCCCACGATTTGCATGATAACCTCTGCCAGCATCTCACCGCTACCGCCTTGGCGGGCCAAGTCCTCGACGAGCGCCTGACAGCCAAATCCCTCCCGGAAGCCGCCGATGCGGCCAAAATCATCGAGTTGGTTGAGCAAGGCATCGTCCTGGCTCGCAACCTGGCACGCGGCCTGCACCCGGTCGAGATGGAAGCCGAGGGCCTTATGGCGGCCTTCGAGGGACTGGCCGGCAATATCACCAAAGCGACAAAAACCCTTTGCGTCTTCGAGTGCGAAGCTCCCGTCCTGGTTAACGATGACACCGCCGCGACGCATCTCTACCGCATTGCCCAGGAAGCAGTCCATAACTCCATTCGCCACGGCAAACCCAAGCGCATCGGCATCAACCTCTCCGAACACAACGGCCTGGTCGCCCTTCGGGTCGAGGATGACGGTATCGGTCTGCCTGAGAGTGGGCCGGAAAGCCAGGGTCTGGGGGTTCGGATCATGGCGCATCGCGCGGCAATGATTGGAGGAACCTTTTCAATCGAGCCCGCCCCAACCGGTGGAACGATCGTCACTTGCACATTCCCAAAACCGGCCGCCGCTCGTCCCAACGCTCCCGATGAATCCTGA
- a CDS encoding efflux transporter outer membrane subunit, producing MKRNSTICRLPFAAFGCGSAALQSLLGFGISGFAVAVLGALLLTGCAVGPNFKKPAPPDVSTYTASPLLQTSGTTNVAGGEPQRFVNGIDIPGEWWELFHSKPLNDLIERSLTNNPSIQAAQAALTAAREAVLAQKGAYYPSASASFSATRQKTARELSSIPNSGALYFSLYTPQLSVSYVPDVFGLNRRTVESLQAQAEQARFVLAATHITLSANVAAAAIQEASLRAQIAATHQLLAINTNLLQILRNQFAKGYVSRFEVAAQESQLAQEAATLPPLLRQLAQQRDLLAALSGSFPSQGPSEQFELSSLQLPKELPLSLPSQLVAQRPDVRQAEENMHAACAQVGIAAANRLPNIALTADAGSMALEASQIFANGSGFWTLAGAVTQPLFQGGALLHKQRAARAAFIQAAAQYRSTVVTAFQNVADTLNALEQDANALNTAAAAEEAAGTTLNLARSQWQTGYANYLGLLSAQQAYEQAVINLVQAQANRYADSAALFQALGGGWWNRADLTKN from the coding sequence ATGAAACGGAATTCTACCATTTGCCGTCTGCCATTTGCCGCCTTTGGTTGCGGTTCCGCCGCGCTGCAATCCCTATTGGGGTTTGGGATTTCTGGATTCGCTGTAGCTGTTCTAGGAGCGTTGCTCCTGACCGGTTGTGCCGTGGGGCCGAACTTCAAGAAACCGGCTCCTCCCGATGTTAGCACCTACACCGCCAGCCCGCTGTTGCAAACCAGTGGCACAACAAACGTCGCCGGCGGCGAACCGCAGCGGTTTGTCAATGGAATCGATATCCCTGGAGAGTGGTGGGAGTTGTTTCACTCGAAACCGCTCAATGATTTAATCGAGCGGTCGCTGACGAACAATCCCAGCATCCAGGCTGCCCAGGCGGCTTTGACAGCCGCCCGCGAAGCTGTGCTCGCCCAAAAGGGCGCTTATTATCCCAGCGCCTCAGCAAGCTTCTCGGCCACCCGCCAGAAAACGGCCCGGGAACTGTCCTCCATACCCAACTCCGGCGCGCTCTATTTCAGTCTTTATACGCCACAGCTCAGCGTGTCTTATGTGCCGGATGTTTTTGGCCTGAACCGGCGGACGGTCGAGTCGTTGCAGGCGCAAGCTGAACAGGCCCGCTTCGTCCTGGCGGCGACGCACATTACTTTAAGCGCCAATGTAGCGGCTGCGGCCATTCAAGAAGCTTCGTTACGGGCGCAAATTGCCGCAACGCACCAGCTTCTGGCGATTAACACGAACCTGCTTCAAATCCTGCGCAACCAGTTTGCAAAGGGGTATGTCAGCCGGTTTGAAGTCGCCGCGCAGGAATCGCAACTGGCGCAGGAGGCCGCCACCCTGCCTCCGCTGCTCAGGCAACTGGCCCAACAACGCGATCTCCTGGCAGCGCTCTCGGGGAGTTTTCCCAGCCAGGGACCGTCTGAGCAATTCGAGCTTTCGAGTTTGCAACTTCCCAAGGAATTGCCTTTGAGTCTTCCATCGCAACTCGTGGCCCAGCGACCGGATGTGCGCCAGGCCGAAGAGAACATGCACGCCGCCTGCGCGCAGGTCGGCATTGCCGCTGCCAACCGCCTCCCGAACATCGCGCTGACAGCCGATGCCGGGAGCATGGCCCTTGAGGCCAGCCAGATATTCGCCAACGGCAGCGGCTTTTGGACTTTGGCGGGAGCCGTCACGCAGCCTCTTTTCCAGGGCGGCGCCTTGTTGCACAAACAACGGGCTGCCCGCGCCGCTTTTATCCAGGCTGCCGCCCAATACCGCAGCACGGTGGTCACTGCCTTCCAGAATGTAGCCGATACCCTGAATGCGCTGGAACAGGATGCCAATGCCCTCAATACCGCTGCGGCTGCCGAAGAGGCCGCCGGCACAACACTTAATCTGGCCCGAAGCCAATGGCAAACCGGCTATGCCAATTACCTCGGCCTGCTCAGTGCCCAGCAGGCCTACGAGCAGGCTGTGATTAATCTCGTGCAGGCCCAGGCCAATCGTTATGCTGATTCCGCAGCGCTCTTCCAAGCCCTCGGAGGGGGCTGGTGGAACCGCGCCGATTTGACAAAAAACTAA
- a CDS encoding aldose epimerase family protein produces MVGILPVAIAATALMALAGCHSLSSSGSSGHIQRQPWGHAQDGAPVDLYTLRNGTGAEARICNYGGLLISLKMPDKNGRLGDVVLGYDKLADYLKDTPYFGALVGRYGNRIAKGQFTLDGRQYTLATNNYPNSLHGGVKGFDKVMWQAKPVETPDGPSLELTYLSHDGEEGYPADLTVKATYTLTHDNALKLEYTATTDRDTILNLTHHSYFNLGGKGTILEHVVQIPADKFTPVDETLIPTGELQPVDGTPFDFRQPTAIGARIGQDDEQLKFGKGYDHNWVINKPLGEFGLMARVYEPSSGRVMEVLSTSPGLQFYSGNFLDGTLTGKGGWVYQFRDAFCMEPQHYPDSANKPQFPSVVLRPGETYHNLIVYKFSVGSP; encoded by the coding sequence ATGGTCGGAATTCTTCCGGTGGCAATTGCGGCGACAGCGTTAATGGCGCTGGCTGGTTGCCATTCGTTGTCCAGCTCGGGCTCATCAGGCCACATCCAACGGCAGCCCTGGGGCCATGCCCAGGACGGCGCGCCAGTGGACCTCTATACACTGCGCAACGGCACCGGGGCTGAGGCGCGCATTTGCAACTACGGCGGATTGCTAATCTCGCTCAAGATGCCCGATAAGAACGGGCGGCTGGGTGATGTGGTGCTTGGATATGATAAGCTGGCGGATTACTTGAAAGACACGCCGTATTTCGGGGCGCTGGTGGGACGCTATGGCAACCGAATCGCCAAGGGCCAATTCACTCTTGATGGCCGGCAATATACATTGGCTACCAATAATTATCCTAATTCCCTCCACGGCGGCGTGAAGGGGTTCGACAAAGTGATGTGGCAGGCCAAACCGGTCGAGACCCCCGATGGGCCCAGCCTTGAGCTAACCTACCTGAGCCATGATGGCGAAGAAGGCTACCCGGCTGACCTCACGGTCAAGGCAACCTATACCTTGACTCATGATAATGCATTGAAGCTCGAGTACACCGCCACCACAGACCGGGACACCATTCTGAACCTGACACATCACTCCTACTTTAACCTGGGCGGCAAGGGCACCATCCTCGAGCACGTCGTCCAAATCCCCGCCGATAAGTTTACGCCTGTCGATGAGACCTTGATCCCCACCGGGGAATTGCAGCCGGTTGATGGCACGCCTTTTGACTTTCGACAACCGACCGCGATTGGGGCGCGCATCGGCCAGGATGACGAGCAGCTTAAGTTCGGCAAGGGCTACGACCATAACTGGGTCATCAACAAGCCGCTCGGCGAATTTGGCCTCATGGCGCGCGTTTATGAGCCTTCCAGCGGACGGGTCATGGAAGTGCTCTCGACGTCACCGGGTCTGCAGTTTTACTCGGGCAACTTCCTCGATGGCACGCTCACGGGCAAGGGCGGTTGGGTCTATCAGTTCCGCGATGCATTTTGCATGGAGCCCCAGCATTACCCGGATTCAGCCAATAAGCCGCAATTCCCCAGCGTGGTGCTCCGACCGGGGGAGACCTACCACAACCTGATTGTTTATAAATTCTCTGTGGGGAGTCCGTAA
- a CDS encoding response regulator transcription factor, with protein MNPETSLQKGSIFLVDDHPLVREWLTNLINQQSGLAVCGEAESGPQALRSIVDLKPDVAIVDISLKESSGIELIKNLKQSCPSVAVLVLSMHEESHYAERALRAGARGYIMKRETSRKIIGAIRQVLEGKMYLSETIATAMATQFVHGRTLTTQSPQALLSDRELEVFQLLGQGRGTRQIAELLRVSVKTVQAYCARIKEKLNLTSATELLREAVRWHESTHQQ; from the coding sequence ATGAATCCTGAGACCTCACTGCAGAAAGGAAGCATTTTTCTGGTGGACGACCACCCCCTGGTGCGCGAATGGCTGACCAACCTGATTAACCAACAATCGGGCCTTGCGGTCTGTGGCGAAGCAGAGAGCGGGCCGCAGGCCCTGCGGAGCATTGTCGATCTCAAGCCGGATGTCGCGATTGTGGATATCTCGTTGAAAGAGTCTTCGGGCATCGAGTTGATCAAGAACCTCAAGCAGAGCTGCCCCTCGGTAGCCGTGCTGGTCCTCTCGATGCACGAGGAAAGCCATTACGCCGAACGGGCCCTGCGCGCCGGCGCCCGCGGTTACATTATGAAACGGGAAACTTCCCGCAAAATCATTGGCGCTATCCGCCAGGTTTTAGAGGGCAAAATGTACCTCAGCGAAACAATTGCCACCGCCATGGCGACCCAATTTGTCCATGGCCGCACTCTGACCACTCAATCGCCTCAAGCGCTCTTGAGTGATCGGGAACTCGAGGTGTTCCAACTGCTCGGCCAGGGACGTGGCACGCGCCAAATCGCCGAACTGCTCCGGGTCAGCGTCAAGACCGTTCAGGCCTACTGTGCGCGCATCAAAGAAAAATTGAACCTGACCAGCGCCACCGAGTTGCTGCGGGAAGCCGTGCGGTGGCATGAGAGCACGCACCAGCAGTGA